The stretch of DNA CGCCCCCGGCCCTGTGCTGTGAGGGGCCGTCGGGTCACACCGTCGCCTCCTGGAGGACCGAGACAGCTGAGCAGAGCGTGGGATCTGGGTCCGCTGGGGAGAGGCCGCCGGACTGTGCCAGCCAAGCCTATGGAGCAGTCCAAAGCCCAAGAGGCCAGAGGAACAGCTTCTGAAATGAACGTCAGCCGGCGTGCAGGGGCGGGTGGAGGCCGGGAGGAGCCCAGCTGGTGTCAGGCGGGCCAGACTCTCTGAAACTCAGGGAAGCCGTGACTTGGACAGCAGCGGGGACATGGTGGCTGGTAAGGCCACAGGCCCTGCCGCCAGCTCGGTCTTTATGCACGAGGAGAGTTAGGCAGTGGGAACCAAGGAGCAGAGGGCGCGTGGTGAGCCCAGCCACACATCTGCCCTACACGCCTGGCATGACCTGCGCCAGGTGAGAGACTCTGGGGCACGGGGAAAGTTCCTGAGAACAGGTGGCGAATAGGACGGACGTGACAGGCACTGCTCCACAGGCAACAAGGGGCCTCGAGGGGACACTAGCAGCGCTGCATCTCCTGTGCTGCCGAGAAGTAGGCAGAGAACAGGCTTTATTGCACATTCCGTTCCTAGAGTTGCCCCGCAGAGAGCCCCCTGAGCTGCAGCAGCCCCGCATGTCactgccggggtggggggcggggtggagtcACGGCCGACCTCAGACTCTCCAGGAAAGACGACAGCCCGGGGCTAAGTCTTCCCCGGGCTGTGCTCACGCCTGCGATCCTCGGGCTGGACGGACCTCGTCTGGCTTGTCACTGAGGCGGACCGATGCCAGGGACGAGGTAGCCTGCCCGGGAAGGCCGGGCCAGCACCCTGCCACGGGGAAGCCGGGGCGGACATGCCAAACGGGGAACATTTCTTGGCAAACATGCAGGTTCCAGAAAGAGGCTGGAACCACGATTCTCAATTCTGATGTGCCTAACTCCCTCTCTCCTACCCTGGCACCGGAGCACCcacaggggcagaggtggggaccCCGGCCTGGGCCCTGGCTCCAGCCTCATCGCAACGAACTGGAGGTAACGAAAGGGTCTAAGATCAGGTTTGAAACAAAAGAGCAGTTTACGTATCAGATGCTGGCTCTGAAATAGTCTTTTTGAGCTCAggacactgaggcagagaagCCACAGGCGGCTTGTGGAGGACCTGGCCCGGCTGTCTGTCCATCTGCCTCTCCCGAGCATGCCCCATGCTTCAGATATAAATGGGGTGGTATCGTTTGTGGCTGATCTTTTTCCTGCAAGTCGGGCAAGTGTTAGCATTCTTAAGGGAGTCACGGAGGCACTGGCTACAAAAGACGTGGCCACACTCTGTGGAAACGATGAGCCGTCCGTTCTGTACAATCTAGAAAACATAAGGAGGAACAGCCTTCACGTGTGCCCTGGTCCCAGGGCGGCAGAGAGCCTGCTTCTGCCGTGACAGGGAAGAAGGGCCAGCGGCTCTGCAGCGTCGGGGGACTGCGAGGGGCCTCTGAGGCTGAGAGCAGAGGCGGGAGCCACTCTCCGGGCAGCAGCCACCCAAGGGTTGCAGGGACCCCAGGCGCCTGAACCCACAGGCCTGCTGAGGCCCAGGGCTCCGTGCGGGCACACAGGTCggtgccagtgtgtgtgtgtgggggggggggcacagcaAACTCTGGTAGTTTCTGCTCAGGCTGGGACGGGAAAGACACGGGGCCACGCGCTCACACGGGGGCCAGGGCCGAAGGTGTGGGCCCAGCACGCGCCAGCCACACCTGACTGCAGGAGAGAGGTGTCAGAGCCACTTAACGAGAAGACCCTCTCCATCGAAGCGGTGTGCACATCAGGAGGCAGGAAGACAGGCGGAGTCTGCTTACCTCAGAGTACCCGTCCATGCAGATGGGGCAGCTGACGGTACCAGAGGGCCTACAATCACAGGGCTTCGGGTCAGCGCCTCAGCAGGCCAACACTCACTCACTCTAAGCGGCTTCCTAGAGGCAGCCTGGGTCCCCCCCTTGGCACAGGCGCCGGGAGACCTTCAGGGagaccaggtgccccaagggggcACGGCGGGGACACGAGAGGGGGACGCGAGAAGGTGCCGTCCTCCCCAACCCCGGCCTGTACTGTCTGGGTGGGGGCCGTGCCCAGCTCCTCCGAGCTCTCTGGTTCCGTCCTTCAGTCCTTCACGGCAGGTGGTGGAGGTGCCACCGAACCGGGGCTCTCCACACCCGCCCTGCCCGTGCCGGGCACGCCTGCCGCCCCTCCAGGAATGGCCGAACCACCTCTGACTCCAGCCCCGCCTGTGCCCAGCTGCTCTGAGAAGACCTTGAGCCGCGAGCTCACAGAACATGGGGAAGGTCCAGTATTCCGacatggggggggagggggagacccaCGGGGCCAGAGGGGGCGCTGGTACCGGTGTCCCGTGGCCGCCTCCTCCCTGGCGTGTCTGGATGTGTGCGTGGTCACGTACACGTCTCTGTCCCTGGGCAGCTCCTCCTCGTCACTGCTCACCACACAGCTGTCGGCCTGGTCCTGGCGCGGCCGCCGCGCGTTCCTCCTTGGCCGCCTCCTTTCTACGGGAGGAGTCCACGCTCAGGGCAGGGTCACCGCCCCCTGCCCACGGGGAAGGGCCAGGCCCAGACCCAGAGGCCCACCCAGAAGGCCCTGCCTGGCGCTGCGGAGGCCTCCCTGCAGGCTCCCCAGGAGGAGCCCCATCTCCGCCTGAGCTGTGGGGAGTCCGAGGTGGTCAGCTTTCTCTAAACTCCGATGGGACCGTAGCTCGGCACTAGGGGCACCGTCTCCGCAGCGAGCAGAGCACTGACCACGGGGTCTTCCCGCCCGGAGGCCTTCGGCACCACACCCCTCACCCAGGTCAGTTCTGCATCCAAAcccaagggaagagagaggaaaccaCTTACCATCAACAATCTATTAaaatggaggaaaacaaaagagaaaaagaaaatcagtatgaCATAAAATactctatatttaaataaaaacttatcttaaatgataaaatggaacCATTTCTTATTGCAAATGGAAAATCCTCAGGGGACTAGCAAAGCCTCCCCACCCCACGGAAGGGGAAGGTGCAGGGAGAGGGCCTGCCTCTGCCCCGCACCGACAAGAGGTCTGGACACCCCCCTCCCGTCAGGTGCGTCCTGGGCGCCCCGTGTGCTTCGGCCCCCCCACATGCTGAGGGAGCCAGAGCTGCCGGCCCCGGGCCCTGGAAGGCACTTACCCTGTGGGGGCGGCCTCTCTCCTGGGGAAGAGGTGCCAGCGCCCCAGCTCAGCACGACTCGGAGCCCAGGACTAGGTCCGTGCGCTCTCCTTGGCCGGCGGGGCCAACAACAAGGGTCTTATTCCATGAGCTTTCACCGGGAAGAGGGTGTGCAGTGCTTATGATGGGACACCATCAAGTCGCCACACAGAGCATGGGCGCAGGGACTAAGGAGCGGCACTCGGGGCTCTCCAGCCCGGCACAAAAGTTGCTGAGGGCCCGAGGCCGTCACCGGACCACTCGGAGTTACTTTGGGACTGCTGTTCTACAACAGTGTCGCGCCCCCTGGCTTCAGCCCTCTCGGAGCCCCTGCACCTGTCTGCGGGGTCACCAGGGGTCACCTCTTGTTCGTCACGGGCCATCACCTTCGTCAGGAAGGCCCTGCTGCCCGGCCCCGCACAGCGCACTCCGCCCCGACTCCCTGGGGAAGGGATTCGGGACACGAACCAGGTCCCACAATGAGACAGCAACGATTCAGCTGCTGGAGGAGACATGGCTGGCACTGCCAACAGGCCCAGGACCCCCCTCCCTGTCAGCGGCTGCGGCAGTGGTTCCTTGAACCCCAGGAGATCGATCAGTGCAGGCGATGGCTCCCGTCTCCTGCCCCTCTGCGTGGGCGGACGTGACGGTCCGTGGAAGGTCAAGGCTGAGATGTCTGGAGTACTCCTAGAGACCTGTTCCAAACCAAGAAGCATCATCCCCTCCCATGTATCCAAGTCCATGTAAGCTTAGAACCAGCGTGGACTCGGTTTTCCAACCTGACCCCTGACAGGCACAAGTGGCCGTCCCAGGCGGGGGAGGGTCTAAGCCTAAAGATCTTCACCGTGTGGAGGAGGACTACACCCGCACACGAGGCGGGACGGCGGGACCATGGGAGTGGAGGACCGTCATCTCCTCACGGGAATATTTACTAGGAAAAAAGCTTGGGCTGACAGGAAGTTCAGTCCCAATGACGTCTGCCGAAAGGGGGCTGAGTTTAGGCAGGAACAGAAGGAAACCCCCTGTGGGCAGGGATGACCCCAGCTCTCCAGCGCTGCCTCACCTCCTCCGCCAAGACGTGCCACTCGGTCAGTGTGGACACAACTGGAAGGAACATGGCGCCGCTGGCTCGCGGGAAACCAGCGTGCGGGAGCTGGGGGTCCGCGGGCTCTCGTGAGTCAGGGCCAAGCTCAGGCCAAACTGGAGCCTCTGGGCCGGGACATTCGGCTGCCTGGGCCCAGGCTCAGGCCAGTGTTTCATACAGAACGACTGGGAAATCAACACACACAGTGGCCAGAGCGCTCCCCTCACTGGTCACGACTCTGTCCCCATCCTCAACAGAACAGCTCCAGACGAAGCTTCTCGCCCAAGGACAGGGAACAATGGCCCCCGAGCCTGGCGGAGGGACGTGGGACACTATGCCTGTGCTCGGCCCAGCCAGCGGCTGGGTCACATCAACTTCCAGAACCCCAGGTGTCTGCAAGCACCTGCCTGGCGGGGAGAGGACAGCAGCGCGGGGGCCTCTCGTCGGCCGTGAAGCCTGTAACGCCCCAGCCCCTGGTCCCAACAGCCGGGTCAGTACTGCCCCACGGGGCCTGGCACAGACCACGTCACCTCTGGGAATGGCTTCTCCCTCCTGACGGTGCAACAACGCCCAGGCCAGAGCGCTGAGGTACAAGCGAGGCGCCGGGAGGGGGGACACCCGCAGCAGGGTTCTGAGGGGCCAGAAGGGCCCGAGTCCCTGAAGACGGGCGGGCTTGGCCCCCGCCGCAAGGGAGCCTCAGTCAGGCAGGTCCCTTCCAGTCTCCTGAACGGGACAAGCCGGGATGGAGTGTAACACACATAGTGTGACTCACAGGCGCGCCAGGGGAGCAGGCCAAACAGAGATTGCAGGGACACCAACCTGACtttaaaagaagggggaaagagagcggggcagagggagggacacagatcacGGGACACTACTGAacactggagacgaaccatggactgaagggggaggggggagggggtgatggtcatggtggggggcacttgtggggagaagcactgggtgttctatggaaaccaatttgacaataaactattaaaaaataaaaataaaagaaatactcttTTGAAATTCAATGAGGGAAAACAGTCCAAGCAAATACCATTTTCAGTCACTTCCCCGTTAAGGGTTCAGTTTCTTAGAGGAGCAAGGCTTTCCTAGTAGTGTTATCACGCCCTGTAGCCAGAACGAGGCTGACACGCTGCAAACACTCATGAAAAGTGTCCTCAAAACCTCAGCTCACCTACTCCACCAGCTAAGGAGGCAGAAGGATGAGAAATGTGAGCAGAGGTTCCCAATAAATGGCAGCCTAGTATTTCCGCCAAACTTCCCACCAAaaaccaccaaaacaaaacatacatatCTTTAAATAAGCAGCAGCAAAAGAATTATTTGtccaaacaaatatatatatatacacatatatatattccaaagGGAATATAATAatccagaaggagaaagaaatacagaagtttCTTGAAAAGTTGAagcctggagcgcctgggtggctcagtgaagcctctgacttcggctcaggccacgatctcatggtttgtgagtttgagtcccacatcaggctctgtgctgacagctcagagccagggcctgcttcggattctgtgtctccctcccctgctcacactctgtctctctctctctcaaaaataaataagcattaaataaaaataaattaaaaaaccaaaaaacaaacggAAGCCTACATTTGAAAGCCTCCCCGAGAAACCAACGCCCAGGCAGGGCCTGTGAGGGTGGTCCTCTAGGGAAGGCAGCTGCTCTGTGCAGGCCACATTCAAAGCAAGTCTCAGGAATTACCAGAGAACTGACACACAGAATGTATTTTCTGACCAACAATGCAGTAATTCAAAGAGTCagtaataacaataaagaaaatttaaaaaatcccaatgtttcaaagttaaaaagtacaaatatgtggggagcctggggggctcagttggctgagcaaccaacttcggctcaggtcatgatctcacagttcctgagtccgagccctgcgtccagctctgggctgacagctgggagcctgaagcctgcttcggattctgtctccctctccctctgccctcccctgctggcgttgtctctctctctcaaaaataaataaatgttaaaaaaaaaattttttttaaaaattgatgactATGCTGAATTGAATGTAAAATACTGACAATAAAACGTGTAGGATatagtttaaaaagtataatCTTAAATGCATTTgctggaaagaaatgaaaattagtaAGTTAGAAAGACagcaaaataaaactcaaagaaaGAAGCAATCACGAATGAAAAAAACTTACAAGAGAAAGGATCCTCAAAGCTAAAAGTTGGTTCTCTGAAAGAGCTAATAAACCTTTGGTGATACTCatctaaaaagacagaaaacacaaataactaagatcagaaatggaaaaggagacATCACTACAGGTTCTACAGAACATTAAGACATTACAAACAAACTTATACCAATAAAAGTGAAAACTGTAGACAGACTGACAAATTTTGAAGAACTCTAGGTTAGGTACCTTCACTATAGAGTACAACCAAACTTCCAAGGAAGAAATAactccaatatttaaaaatcttctagAGGACAGAAAAAAAGGGACCCAATTCACTTTATAAAGATAACAATCCTCTGATATCAAACCCTTTAAGAAATGTTCACAAGATAAAAGTTATAGACAAACCAATCTTATTCATAAAAATAGatgcagggcagctgggtggttcaggtttctctctttctctctctcaaaaataaataaaacattaaaaaaaagccaatagataaaaaatcaatttcatttctttgtgttagcaaataaaaatagagaacttTATAACACCATTTTTAGTAGCTTCCTAAAATACCATGTATCTAGAGAGAAGTTTTCTAACAAAAAACTCGGAAAACTACAAGGAACACTGGAAGATTTTACTAAGAGGGGCTAAAGACGCCCCTATGACCACACATGAAAGACTGCTCCTGTGGGCTACAGACCTCCTTGTGGAAGGCAAAACAGTAACTGTCAGAATATAGGAACacagttttataagaaattttccacaataaattgataaattcaattattaaaattaagaacctttttacaaaaatcaaaaaggcaaattttgagaagacagaaaacCTAACTAACGGCAAGCTCATATTTGTCACTTATGTAGaattcctaaaacaaaacaaggcaggAAGGGTGCCTGGCCGGTTCAATCAGTAGAGTATGTGCCTTCTGATCTCCAGGTTTTGAGTTCAAACGCCATGTTGGGGGTGGAGCCTAAACCCTGCAAAGCAGACAACCAAACGGGAGGTAGGAGTGGGGAGAAGACAGAGTTGCTTTGTTCTGGATTGATTTCTCCAGCTGTTGTGAAAGTTGGATATACAATGTGTGGGTAAAAGATTTTTATAGACACGTGttcaaaaaagggaaatgaaccATCAACGAACAGGAAGAGGTGTTTAACTCTAAGAATCAAGCGAATATACATTCAAGCTGCACGGGAAACCCCCAGGTAACCATCAGACGGGCCAGAAGTCAAGTGGCAGCGAGCGTCTGGGCGCAGAGGCACCGCAAACGCTGGTGAGACTGGGGACTGGCACAGaccctttggaaaacagtctggcattAGTCTGGGAAACCAAAGATCTACATGCCCTGGGACCCAGCAGTGACAGCCTTCCTTGGGTATGCGATGCCCAAAATAACAGTCAGCTTGGAGAAAAAACCACCTAAGTGGACATGAATGAAGTCTTACTGCGTCTTACAGCATTTTTTAGTTCTCTTAATTCACTGGAGGCTTCAGCGTTGGAACGATCCAGTCTCTGTGAAATCTCTCAGTGGAGGCTAGTGAAGGGCTCCCTCACATTCTCAAGCTGTGCCTGGACCAGGGAAGCAGAGACTCCAGTCTTCAGGATACAGAGCTAGCCACTCCCAGCAGCACCAAAGAGGTACACCTGGCCTGTTCCCAGATTCCGTAGAACCGGTGAGAGCACCCCAATTTGGGAACAGATACATTTATCCACTCATATTCTCCTGCAGGAGAGCCGTAAGGTCACCCTGAACTTATAATTCATCTTATCCTGAGTTGACAATTAGGTTTCCCCAGCAGATCAGCCTAGAGCGAGAACTTTAGCCTCACATGTATTTCTCagtgtaaatttaaataaaaactggcaTCTGAATTTATTAAAGTGAACAACAAAAAGTCGTCAATGATTAGAATCGAGGTTCTATAAAGTCCCAAACAATTATTTTATGGCTGGGAACACTGCGACCACGGTTATGTCAAGTCCCAGGACCAAGATGACCAGCACGTCCAGGACCAGAAAACTAGGACTCCCACCTCCCAGGCCGGCTCCCCACTTTTCCCATCGCTGGTCTCTGGCCCGCGTCCACCCCCAGACTGTGGCCCAGGCCTAACAGTCCTGGGCAAGGTCTCCTGAGGACCTTCCAGGCGCAGGAAACGCGGAGAAGGCAGGATAGCCCCTCCCACGTAGGGAGGACAGTCTAGTCATCCAAAAAATTACCCAAGGAATGAAAGGGGACTTCATGATTTCGGCGTGTCACCCAGCAGAAGCCGGCCACCATCTCCTGAGGGCACGAAGGTGGAGCAGGGTCCTGGCACGCTGCGGGCGGGGAGTGGGCACCACAGCAAAGAAGGGCTTGGTATGGCTACATGTCACCCGGCAACGGGGCTGCACGCTTCACCCCAGGCACCAAAAGAAGCGATCTTTCCAGAAGCGCAAGGAGCCTGCAGGACCAGCAGCCCGGCTGTATACACGTTCGCACCTCAGGAAACACACGAATCAGGCCAAGGCAAAGACGACTAAACCGGCTCCCCACCCGTCTCGGAAAGTTCCAACCAGTCTCCAGGGGACTGCCGGCTGCTCGCAGGGGTGTGCCGCCCGCACACTCTTCCGGGGCccggggaggcagaggcaggaacaGCTGCCTctcctcgggggggggggggggggggggggggggggggggggggggggggggggggggggggggggggggggggggggcgcggtgtgtgtgtgtgcgcgcgcacgtgtggtgtgcatgtggggtgtgtgtgtgtgtgtgagcgagtGTGGTGTGTGGAGGTGTGTGGTGTGCGTACGCATGCGTGCACACAGAACACAGGACAGGTTTTAAACCAAGACCAGAGTCTAAACCTCTAAATCTGTCAAGACAGCTCCCCATCATCGCCCTTGTTTCCTTTTAAAGGAATCTTGAAGCTTCTCAGCGCAATCTTCTTCGCAATCAGAATAAGCCCAGGATCAGcgagccccagggcctggggggggcTCGGCCGCCACCAAAGCCAGCCTCCCATGTGCTCCGCTCCACGAGCGACCTATCAGAACAAAAGGTGCCAGAGGCACCCCTGAGAGACAGACGCAGCTTCGGGACGCGGGTCCGTGGGCAGAGCGGCTGCCTGGACCCGCACGCAGCGGTGCGCGGCCACTCGGCGGGGACAGTCTGCCAGCACCGTCCCGCAACACGCCCTCCTCCCTCAAGGGCCACACGGGGCCAGTGCGCTCTCTGCCAGAGTCCATGGCTGGTGCACAGGAAGGGGGCACAGCAGCCTGCGGCTGCCCCCACAATCCCAACAGAGCCAAGGTGGCAGGCGGCTCTCCTGTCACTGCAGAGATCTCGGTCCCGCCAGCTCTGAGGGTGTAAACTCACACGCGCCGCCCCCCATCCCCCTGCCAGCCACCCAAATACACGCACAAGCCCACGCTGGTGCAGAGGGCACCTCCCCGCTCAGGGGGTGAAGGAGGCTGAGCaactcaaggccacacagctggtgtcAAGTGCAGAACGGTGCCAGCTGCAGAGAGACCAGGGTCACGCACACTTACTGTCCACAGGCAACAGAGCCCCAAGAACGGATGCTCCAGAAACACCTCCTATCCCGGGCTCTAGTCACTGAGTGCACGAGCTCCTTCGGCACAAGCCACGACCTGTGACCCAGGCCTCCGGAGCTAGTGCTGGCCCAGGCCCGCAGCGGGAAGAGCCGACGCCCCGTCCCGACACTTACCACGACAGAGTCGTTGTGAGTCAGGTCCACAACCACAGGCTCCAGTGACTCGCAGGTCAGGTCCACGATCTCGTCTCCAGCTTCAAAATAAAGCATTTCCACAAACATCAGGAGAAAAGTAAAGGCACGCTGCTCTCGGCACAGAATGCTTACAAACGGAGCGCAGGCTTATACCAAACTACCCCCCCCCCNNNNNNNNNNNNNNNNNNNNNNNNNNNNNNNNNNNNNNNNNNNNNNNNNNNNNNNNNNNNNNNNNNNNNNNNNNNNNNNNNNNNNNNNNNNNNNNNNNNNCACAATCAGGCCTCTGTCCCCACCGGGCCctgctcaggggaggggcagcaccaccctggggtgctgggggcctGTGGGGACAAGGCCGGGCATGCTCACCGCAGGGCCTTTCTCTGTGGGATGGACCCACTCACAGAGCTCGGCCGGCCCAGCTCCACACCCCGTCAGTTACATTTTCGCCTCCACTGAGCTCTCAAGTGGGACAGGGAGGCGTTTACTGATCCGGGAGCACCCGAGACACCGGAATGCACTGGGCCTGCTGCGCAGCTTGCTCTGAGCCCCGGGATACCCGGCAGCGTCCTCCCGAGCGCAGGACACAGTGGGCAAGGACACGTGCCAGTCCTCGGCATCTGTGTGCCAGGAGAGGGCGAATGGCAGAGGACCAGTCCACGTCTATGAACTAAAAAAGGAGGTGAAGgatcatttttgcttctgttgttcAGGCACTAAGAAGCACGGGAGGAGGATTTTTAGAGGTGGTGTTTGATCGGGGGCATAACTGGTGATCCATTCCGTATCTTccaccttgttttattttcttgtactaAAAAGTTTCACAGGAATAAAAACCACAATATATGCTTGTGTCCAATGTAATTTTACAAAATGACCTCCTTTTTATAAAACgttttaatgtgtgtgttttttttttaagagagacacacagagacagagagagccgagcgggcgcaagcaggggaggggcaagagagagggagccacagaatcggaagcagactgcaggccccgggctgtcagcacacagcccaacatagggctccagctcacggactgtgagatcatgacctgagcggaagtcggacgcttagccgactgagcccccgggtgcccccgccccccctccttGGTAAGAACAGCTCACATACTGACACGCTCCCGGTCAGAGCCGCTCCGTGTCGGTGGGCACACTCTATGGCTCACACACAGAAGCCGGACTCCTCTAGGCAGCTAGTGCACACGGCCCCGCGCACGTGTGGAGGGGGCCTgcggtgggtgggggcggggccggacgGCAGTCAGGCCtgagaccccccacccccagagcctgCCGCAAGGGCCTCGGGCATCAGGCTCTCCTGGATGTCAGCAGATTCAGATGCAGGGGCACCAGCTTCAGGACCGAGGGGCGGGTGCGGCAGGGGCAGGGTCTCAGCCTCCAGGCTTCCAGGACTTCACGGAAGTGACACTCAGGAGCCTCAGAAACAATACTGCGAACTTCGCTTCTCTGAAGGGCCCATGAACTAGACCTCAAGGCAAGCTGCTTCTCTTTCAAGGTCAGCTTTCGGGCCTCTTAGTCATGAAATCAATCTGAACACGTGCAGAGCCAAGGACTCAGCTCAGGCCACTGGCCGCCTCCCTCGGCGGGCAGAAGGGGGGGAAGTCAAGCTGGCCCCTGCCTAGACTGAACCCCTCCAACGAAGGCAGCTGTCAACAGATCTGCCTTCCTGGGGACTTCTGTgtctcaaaggaaaagagaaaaggaagttggAGAACCTCAACGAGGCCGAGCAAATTGGAGGTGCGGTTTCAAGTAGAAAAGGTGGGCCCAGGGCTGTCTCACCCCCCTGCACGGCCCCAGAAGGCTAACTGGTCAGCCCTGTGGAGTGGCTGGCGGAACCCGCGTCTTGCAAAGACCTGGACGGAAGCTAATAACCCTTGGACAGGGAGCGTTCTCTGGCGCGCGCAGATCCAAGTGACCTCACGGACGGCGGTGCGAGGCGGCGCAGCTCGCACGGGCCCGCCCGTGCCCCACAGTCAACGGCGCCCCTGGCAATCTCACCGCTTTCCACAAGCTCGATGGGCTCTGCTTCCAAGGCCATCTCGGGGGTGGAGGCTGCTTCCCGAGTTCGCTTCTGGGCTTGTCTCGAATTTACTGTCCCACCACGACGCTTTCTCTGAGGGTATCCAGAAGAAAGAAAGTCACATGAGCTCTGGCGGATACGATTTCCACAACAAGAACGAAAGGATGACATGGGAATGGCTCAACTCATCAGAAAGAGGCGGCCAGGGAAGCAACCTGAGGTTGGGGTCCTTTCAAAACCTGACATTCTAGAACACTGGATATTTAGAGAGAAATAGTCCTAAACATAGCATGAATATGAATTC from Suricata suricatta isolate VVHF042 chromosome 1, meerkat_22Aug2017_6uvM2_HiC, whole genome shotgun sequence encodes:
- the RNF4 gene encoding E3 ubiquitin-protein ligase RNF4; the encoded protein is MSTRKRRGGTVNSRQAQKRTREAASTPEMALEAEPIELVESAGDEIVDLTCESLEPVVVDLTHNDSVVIVDERRRPRRNARRPRQDQADSCVVSSDEEELPRDRDVYVTTHTSRHAREEAATGHRPSGTVSCPICMDGYSEIVQNGRLIVSTECGHVFCSQCLRDSLKNANTCPTCRKKISHKRYHPIYI